The Plectropomus leopardus isolate mb chromosome 2, YSFRI_Pleo_2.0, whole genome shotgun sequence genome has a window encoding:
- the camk2n1 gene encoding calcium/calmodulin-dependent protein kinase II inhibitor 2-like produces the protein MSEVLPFNEEKMSHYGNEGDEGHLSFTCRLQDTNNFFNGSQNKRPPKLGQIGRSKRVVIEDENGDDEALKNGTEKTPAEA, from the exons ATGTCGGAAGTGCTGCCTTTCAACGAAGAAAAAATGAGTCATTATGGAAATGAGGGCGACGAGGGACACCTTTCCTTCACCTGTCGTCTTCAAGACACCAACAACTTCTTCAATGGATCACAGAACAAACGTCCGCCGAAACTCGGACAAATAGGCAGGAGCAAACGGG TTGTGATTGAGGATGAGAATGGCGACGACGAAGCGCTGAAAAATGGAACAGAGAAGACCCCGGCAGAGGCTTAG
- the LOC121953876 gene encoding ATP-dependent RNA helicase DDX19B isoform X1, with translation MATDSWAQAVDEQEAAAESIGTLQIKDKPEENGKYVHASCCSQKTSNPKIVLNVNISIFIIYFYFIFYTIAGTAANATESSSAAAKSEAEGDNKSTDDDEKEDKAAQSLLNKLIRNNLVNNTNQVEVLQKDPNSPLYSVKSFEELRLKPQLLQGVYGMGFNRPSKIQETALPMMLAEPPQNLIAQSQSGTGKTAAFVLAMLSHVDPNHKYPQCLCVSPTYELALQTGKVIEQMGKHYSEVRLVYAIRGNKVERGTKLQEQIVIGTPGTMLDWCGKLKFIDPKKIKVFVLDEADVMIATQGHQDQSIRIQRMLPKNCQMLLFSATFEESVWNFAQRIVPDPNIIKLKREEETLDTIKQYYVLCNSREEKFQALCNIYGAITIAQAMIFCHTRKTAGWLAGELSREGHQVALLSGEMQVEQRAAVIDRFRDGKEKVLVTTNVCARGIDVEQVSVVINFDLPVDKDGNPDNETYLHRIGRTGRFGKRGLAINMVDSKMSMNILNRIQEHFSKKIEKLDTDDLDEIEKIAG, from the exons ATGGCTACAGACTCCTGGGCACAGGCGGTGGACGAGCAAGAAGCAGCGGCGGAATCG ATCGGTACTCTCCAAATAAAAGACAAACCAGAGGAAAATGGTAAGTATGTGCATGCAAGTTGTTGTAGTCAGAAAACCAGTAATCCCAAAATTGTCTTGAATGTAAATATTAgtatctttattatttatttttattttattttttatacaattGCAGGCACGGCTGCAAATGCAACAGAGTCCAGTAGTGCAGCTGCAAAGTCAGAAGCTGAGGGAGACAACAAGAGTACAGATGACGATGAGAAAG AGGACAAAGCGGCACAGTCGTTATTAAACAAGCTGATACGGAATAATCTTGTCAATAACACAAATCAAGTGGAAGTCCTTCAGAAGGATCCCAACTCTCCGCTCTACTCTGTCAAGTCTTTTGAGGAGTTGCGACT TAAACCACAGCTCCTTCAGGGCGTTTACGGGATGGGTTTCAACCGGCCATCCAAAATTCAGGAGACTGCCTTACCCATGATGCTGGCCGAACC tccACAGAATTTGATTGCCCAGTCACAGTCAGGAACAGGGAAAACAGCTGCCTTTGTCCTGGCCATGCTCAGTCATGTAGATCCCAACCACAAATATCCCCAG tgcctgtgtgtgtcaCCCACTTATGAACTGGCACTTCAGACTGGCAAGGTAATCGAGCAGATGGGCAAACACTATTCTGAGGTCAGATTAGTCTACGCCATCAGAGGAAATAAAG TGGAACGGGGCACAAAGCTGCAGGAGCAGATCGTTATTGGCACACCTGGTACCATGCTGGACTGGTGTGGTAAGTTAAAGTTCATAGACCCCAAGAAGATCAAGGTGTTTGTGCTGGACGAGGCCGATGTCATGATCGCCACACAAGGTCACCAGGACCAGAGCATCCGCATCCAGAG GATGTTGCCTAAAAACTGCCAGATGTTGCTGTTCTCAGCCACGTTTGAAGAGTCAGTGTGGAACTTCGCCCAGCGCATCGTGCCTGACCCCAACATCATCAAGttgaagagagaggaggagacgctGGATACCATCAAACAGTACTATGTGTTGTGTAACAGCAGGGAGGAGAAGTTTCAAGCCCTCTGTAACATCTACGGAGCCATCACCATCGCCCAGGCCATGATCTTCTGCCAT ACAAGGAAGACTGCAGGCTGGCTCGCAGGGGAGCTGTCCAGAGAAGGCCACCAGGTGGCGCTGCTCAGTGGGGAGATGCAGGTGGAGCAGAGAGCTGCTGTCATCGACCGCTTCAGAGATGGCAAGGAGAAGGTTCTGGTCACCACAAATGTTTGTGCCAGAG GTATCGATGTCGAGCAGGTCTCTGTGGTGATCAACTTTGACTTGCCAGTAGACAAGGATGGTAACCCAGACAACGAGACGTACTTGCACAGGATTGGCCGCACAGGTCGATTTGGCAAGAGGGGACTGGCTATCAACATGGTGGACAGCAAGATGAGCATGAACATCCTCAACAGGATCCAGGAGCACTTCA GtaagaaaattgaaaaactaGACACTGATGATCTGGATGAAATTGAGAAAATCGCCGGCTAA
- the LOC121953876 gene encoding ATP-dependent RNA helicase DDX19B isoform X2 codes for MATDSWAQAVDEQEAAAESIGTLQIKDKPEENGTAANATESSSAAAKSEAEGDNKSTDDDEKEDKAAQSLLNKLIRNNLVNNTNQVEVLQKDPNSPLYSVKSFEELRLKPQLLQGVYGMGFNRPSKIQETALPMMLAEPPQNLIAQSQSGTGKTAAFVLAMLSHVDPNHKYPQCLCVSPTYELALQTGKVIEQMGKHYSEVRLVYAIRGNKVERGTKLQEQIVIGTPGTMLDWCGKLKFIDPKKIKVFVLDEADVMIATQGHQDQSIRIQRMLPKNCQMLLFSATFEESVWNFAQRIVPDPNIIKLKREEETLDTIKQYYVLCNSREEKFQALCNIYGAITIAQAMIFCHTRKTAGWLAGELSREGHQVALLSGEMQVEQRAAVIDRFRDGKEKVLVTTNVCARGIDVEQVSVVINFDLPVDKDGNPDNETYLHRIGRTGRFGKRGLAINMVDSKMSMNILNRIQEHFSKKIEKLDTDDLDEIEKIAG; via the exons ATGGCTACAGACTCCTGGGCACAGGCGGTGGACGAGCAAGAAGCAGCGGCGGAATCG ATCGGTACTCTCCAAATAAAAGACAAACCAGAGGAAAATG GCACGGCTGCAAATGCAACAGAGTCCAGTAGTGCAGCTGCAAAGTCAGAAGCTGAGGGAGACAACAAGAGTACAGATGACGATGAGAAAG AGGACAAAGCGGCACAGTCGTTATTAAACAAGCTGATACGGAATAATCTTGTCAATAACACAAATCAAGTGGAAGTCCTTCAGAAGGATCCCAACTCTCCGCTCTACTCTGTCAAGTCTTTTGAGGAGTTGCGACT TAAACCACAGCTCCTTCAGGGCGTTTACGGGATGGGTTTCAACCGGCCATCCAAAATTCAGGAGACTGCCTTACCCATGATGCTGGCCGAACC tccACAGAATTTGATTGCCCAGTCACAGTCAGGAACAGGGAAAACAGCTGCCTTTGTCCTGGCCATGCTCAGTCATGTAGATCCCAACCACAAATATCCCCAG tgcctgtgtgtgtcaCCCACTTATGAACTGGCACTTCAGACTGGCAAGGTAATCGAGCAGATGGGCAAACACTATTCTGAGGTCAGATTAGTCTACGCCATCAGAGGAAATAAAG TGGAACGGGGCACAAAGCTGCAGGAGCAGATCGTTATTGGCACACCTGGTACCATGCTGGACTGGTGTGGTAAGTTAAAGTTCATAGACCCCAAGAAGATCAAGGTGTTTGTGCTGGACGAGGCCGATGTCATGATCGCCACACAAGGTCACCAGGACCAGAGCATCCGCATCCAGAG GATGTTGCCTAAAAACTGCCAGATGTTGCTGTTCTCAGCCACGTTTGAAGAGTCAGTGTGGAACTTCGCCCAGCGCATCGTGCCTGACCCCAACATCATCAAGttgaagagagaggaggagacgctGGATACCATCAAACAGTACTATGTGTTGTGTAACAGCAGGGAGGAGAAGTTTCAAGCCCTCTGTAACATCTACGGAGCCATCACCATCGCCCAGGCCATGATCTTCTGCCAT ACAAGGAAGACTGCAGGCTGGCTCGCAGGGGAGCTGTCCAGAGAAGGCCACCAGGTGGCGCTGCTCAGTGGGGAGATGCAGGTGGAGCAGAGAGCTGCTGTCATCGACCGCTTCAGAGATGGCAAGGAGAAGGTTCTGGTCACCACAAATGTTTGTGCCAGAG GTATCGATGTCGAGCAGGTCTCTGTGGTGATCAACTTTGACTTGCCAGTAGACAAGGATGGTAACCCAGACAACGAGACGTACTTGCACAGGATTGGCCGCACAGGTCGATTTGGCAAGAGGGGACTGGCTATCAACATGGTGGACAGCAAGATGAGCATGAACATCCTCAACAGGATCCAGGAGCACTTCA GtaagaaaattgaaaaactaGACACTGATGATCTGGATGAAATTGAGAAAATCGCCGGCTAA